The nucleotide sequence TACAAAAATGCATTaatataagacacacacacacacacaatgataagTTAGGATTTATTTATTGCAAAGCATCAAAATGTGTCAATTTTTAAGAAATGACAGCAGAGAAATAATGGAACACAATATAGAGAATTATAAGATTATATACATTCTTAAAGTCTTAGAACGTAAATTGTTTTCTGCTTGACCTGTTTCTCAATGTGTTTGTTTAATTTAGTCCTTGCATGAGGCTGGAGTAATGTTCTTCTATTTAAGACTTTGGTTCCTCAGGAAAACATTTCAGTAGAAGCGGGAGAATCCAAATCCTCCATAGTAAACTGGACGACGGTAGCCATAGCCATAGCCTCCAAACCCAGAGCCATATCTGTAGCCTCCAAAGCCACATCCACAACCATAGCCATAAGCCAGGTTCCCAAAGCCTCGGAAGCCATAGCCCAGGCCTCCATAGTAGCTGCGGTAGTAGCTCATGGTGTCAAGAGTGGTAGTTTTGGTTTCTTGTTCAGGCACAGATCTTGAGTGTGAGTTTTATACTGTGTAGGACAGGTTTTTATACTTTGGCAGGGGCAGATGACAAGTCATGCACATACCTCCCTTTGTGCCCTTTGTGTCACTAGAGACGTTACTTGTAATGTGGCAACTCATTCCTCTGCTATCTCCTGACACGCAGAGGCCCTCATTCTCATTAAAATACTTGAGATTGCTTAATGTTCTATTTAGAATGTCCTTGAAGGTATTGTTTAGTTTTATGAGAAGAAACGGTTGACTAGCCAAAATACACACACCAAACTCTGAATAGAACGGCTTATTACCAAGAGGATTACATAAGCTACATGTGTTGGGAATACTTTGATGCATAATTAGGTAGTTCTGCTCCGTTAGCTCCCAAATTGATAACTTCATCTCCAACTACACCCATGTCTATCTGTTCAGCACACGGTTGTCAAATCCATACTTACCACAAAGCAAACCCTTTTATCAAAAAGAACAGTTTTGAAAATGCCTCAATGTGTGCTCTATGACAACActctaattcacagagactcCATCCCCTTATTTGTATTTTAGACCTAGAAGCACAAAATGAAAACTATGTCCAATTTCACATTTTAGATTAATAACCTTTGTGGTAGTTTTATTTCATAACAGCTTCATATCTTTTGGCTATAAAATGTGAAATGAGCAGTTGTAGAAATCAAGAATGTGGTAGTTTTTCTCTAAACAAGACTTATCAGAGTCAGTGTGGGTTTTATTTCAAATCCCAGAACTTCTATCTGAAACTGTTCAAAGTCCTACTCAATGTGCAAGTACACCTGCCTGCTTGTTTCACCGCCTCAGCtgatttcttccttgagttcTTCATCTGTGCACTTGCGATTTCCCTTCCATGACTCCTTCAGCATCCTTTCTTCTCCCGTACCTCCCAGTGCACACCAGGAGAATGCCGATAGAAGACTGTACTGTGTCTTTGGTTTCCTTTCACTGGAACTAGTCAGTGCCTTTGTTTCTCTATCTCCTTTTCAGTTTGCTCTGAACTGCCACCTCATCTCTGTAATTCGTTGTCTGACCACTTATGCCTATGTAACTTTGACCTACTCACTAACTTTAGCGTCACTAAGTTTAGCAACACACCATTTGTGAAGTTATATACTAGATACTAAGCTttccataaaaattttaaacttagaTTCCTTCAAGGCttataaaatgaagacaaaatggtaaaattaaaaagaattggtAACTATATGGGAAAAACTGTGACGTATCCCCATTAGACTCTCAGCTCACAGCATCATTAGGCAACTAAGTCTGAGGATGCCCGTCTCTGTTATTAATCTCAAGTAGCTCCtctattttg is from Microtus pennsylvanicus isolate mMicPen1 chromosome 1, mMicPen1.hap1, whole genome shotgun sequence and encodes:
- the LOC142838582 gene encoding keratin-associated protein 19-5-like, with amino-acid sequence MSYYRSYYGGLGYGFRGFGNLAYGYGCGCGFGGYRYGSGFGGYGYGYRRPVYYGGFGFSRFY